A region from the Schistocerca serialis cubense isolate TAMUIC-IGC-003099 chromosome 1, iqSchSeri2.2, whole genome shotgun sequence genome encodes:
- the LOC126417169 gene encoding calcium-responsive transcription factor-like isoform X3, whose amino-acid sequence MDTKKSDCPATFLVKCVRVYPGYLVLSQNDRKTKKMVIDSLKKHLELPNKPESFLRLYVVASPPEHHTHSAAHMKTSGDLHPRLALEIRNHVKNGTTSVREIKLLLEKFVETNFSGPARPDRVNTAFYPTDKTIYNHVYRTRKRIFGEDSLEIQTDKAYGCDSSSRCTAPINSVRNGVQNTSSSDERNKKHTSPEKSSPCSSLSQEARDICKNIIDLTYNCSDETIKKLVDDLRNVQRSVELPDHAGSDLPLTVATNFKIEKHI is encoded by the exons ATGGATACCAAGAAAAGTGACTGTCCTGCCACATTTTTAGTAAAATGTGTCAGAGTTTATCCTGGCTATTTAGTCCTGTCACAGAATGATCGCAAGACAAAAAAAATG GTTATTGATAGCTTGAAGAAGCATTTGGAGTTACCCAATAAACCAGAAAGCTTTCTTCGCTTGTATGTGGTTGCTTCACCACCAGAGCACCACACACACAGTGCAGCACATATGAAAACAAGCGGAGATCTGCATCCTCGGCTAGCTTTGGAAATACGGAACCATGTCAAAAATGGAACAACATCagtaagagaaataaaattgcttcTTGAAAAGTTTGTTGAGACAAACTTCAGTGGGCCAGCTAGACCAGACCGTGTAAACACTGCATTTTACCCCACAGACAAAACTATTTATAACCATGTGTATAGGACAAGAAAGAGAATTTTTGGTGAAGATTCATTAGAGATCCAGACTGATAAGGCATATGGATGTGACTCAAGCAGCAGGTGTACTGCACCAATTAATTCTGTAAGAAATGGTGTACAGAATACCAGCAGCAGTGATGAAAGGAACAAAAAGCACACCAGTCCTGAAAAATCAAGCCCTTGTTCATCCCTGTCTCAAGAGGCAAGAGACATATGTAAAAATATTATAGATCTCACATACAATTGCAGtgatgaaacaataaaaaaacttgtaGATGACCTTAGAAATGTGCAGCGTAGTGTAGAATTGCCAGACCATGCAGGCAGTGACCTTCCTTTAACAgtggcaacaaattttaaaatagaGAAACATATTTGA